One stretch of Anolis sagrei isolate rAnoSag1 chromosome 11, rAnoSag1.mat, whole genome shotgun sequence DNA includes these proteins:
- the DYNC2I2 gene encoding cytoplasmic dynein 2 intermediate chain 2 isoform X2 — protein MFGDSASSGIDVESAWRRNQGARCHERSTQTGVISTSEAVTQSHCCQDAGVQTDAGDDQPQLPGLSSSGPVDYTSLRSFLQRVEEVVIRELDKNWKSHAFDGFEVNWTDQNETVICLHSLSYPEAQERKLQVTSVSWNSTGAVIACSYGRLDDGDWSAEKSYVCTWNLDRRALNPRRPDLVVETPSAVMCLAFHPRQPSLIAGGLFNGEVLVWDTGRVEDPLLWRTGMTDDTHTDPVYQVAWLQDSKHSHTFRVLSVSTDGKILVWQEDREGFLKPTDGFAFVLQQIPRSTKLKKTRGDAAVGITSLSFSHFEPSVFVVGTEGGSLLKCSTATEAVALLQKGSSVPLRAPAQFAFSSHGGPVYCVSCSPFHRNLFLSAGTAGHVHLHSMLQAQPLVSLQLSKKYIFSVKWSPVRPLVFAAASGEGELQLFDFGKSSQRPSLSIQQTSDQAPVYCLEFNHRQAQLLAAGDGDGAVKIWQLSSDFTEEGPREMNHLDQLANEVTD, from the exons ATGTTCGGGGATTCGGCGTCCAGCGGGATTGACGTGGAGTCGGCTTGGAGGAGGAACCAAGGGGCGCGCTGCCACGAG AGAAGCACCCAGACCGGGGTGATCTCCACATCCGAAGCTGTCACCCAGTCCCACTGTTGCCAGGATGCAGGCGTCCAGACCGACGCAGGCGACGACCAGCCCCAGCTGCCAGGCCTTTCCTCCTCAGGGCCGGTGGATTATACCAGCCTGCGCTCCTTCCTGCAGAGGGTGGAAGAAGTGGTGATCAGGGAGTTGGACAAAAACTGGAAGAGCCATGCCTTTGATGGCTTTGAGGTGAACTGGACAGATCAGAACGAAACG GTCATTTGCTTGCACAGCCTATCGTACCCTGAAGCTCAAGAACGCAAGCTACAGGTGACCAGTGTGTCCTGGAACTCCACCGGAGCGGTCATTGCTTGCTCTTATGGAAG ACTGGATGATGGAGACTGGAGTGCGGAAAAGTCCTACGTCTGCACTTGGAATCTTGACCGAAGAGCTCTGAACCCCAGGCGTCCAGATCTCGTGGTGGAGACCCCCAGCGCAGTGATGTGCTTGGCGTTCCACCCACGGCAGCCTTCCCTTATAGCAG GAGGCCTGTTCAATGGGGAAGTGCTGGTGTGGGACACCGGCAGAGTGGAGGACCCTTTGCTTTGGAGGACGGGCATGACGGACGACACGCACACAGATCCAGTTTATcag GTTGCCTGGCTGCAAGACTCGAAGCACAGCCACACCTTCCGGGTCCTGAGCGTCTCCACCGACGGGAAGATCCTGGTCTGGCAAGAGGACCGAGAGGGTTTCCTTAAGCCCACCGACGGCTTTGCCTTTGTTCTGCAGCAGATACCCAGGAGCACAAAACTGAAGAAG ACACGGGGAGACGCGGCCGTGGGCAtcacctccctctccttctcccactttGAGCCCAGTGTCTTTGTCGTCGGCACTGAGGGGGGTTCCCTGCTGAAGTGCTCCACTGCCACCGAGGCCGTGGCCCTGCTGCAGAAAGGCAGCTCTGTCCCGCTCAGGGCCCCGGCACAGTTTGCCTTCTCCTCTCACGGAGGGCCCGTCTACTGCGTGAGCTGCTCACCTTTCCACAG GAATCTCTTTCTAAGCGCTGGGACGGCTGGCCACGTCCACCTGCACTCCATGCTGCAAGCTCAGCCCCTCGTCTCCCTCCAGTTGTccaagaaatacattttcagcGTCAAGTGGTCTCCGGTACGGCCCTTGGTTTTTGCAGCTGCGTCCGGGGAAG GGGAATTGCAGCTGTTTGACTTTGGGAAGAGCTCCCAGAGACCCTCGCTTTCCATCCAGCAGACCTCTGACCAGGCTCCGGTCTACTGCTTGGAGTTCAACCATCGCCAGGCCCAGCTGCTGGCCGCTGGAGATGGCGACGGAGCGGTTAAGATATGGCAGCTGAGCTCGGACTTCACCGAAGAGGGTCCCCGCGAAATGAACCACCTCGACCAGTTGGCAAACGAGGTGACAGATTGA
- the DYNC2I2 gene encoding cytoplasmic dynein 2 intermediate chain 2 isoform X1, whose translation MFGDSASSGIDVESAWRRNQGARCHERSTQTGVISTSEAVTQSHCCQDAGVQTDAGDDQPQLPGLSSSGPVDYTSLRSFLQRVEEVVIRELDKNWKSHAFDGFEVNWTDQNETVICLHSLSYPEAQERKLQVTSVSWNSTGAVIACSYGRLDDGDWSAEKSYVCTWNLDRRALNPRRPDLVVETPSAVMCLAFHPRQPSLIAGGLFNGEVLVWDTGRVEDPLLWRTGMTDDTHTDPVYQVAWLQDSKHSHTFRVLSVSTDGKILVWQEDREGFLKPTDGFAFVLQQIPRSTKLKKQTRGDAAVGITSLSFSHFEPSVFVVGTEGGSLLKCSTATEAVALLQKGSSVPLRAPAQFAFSSHGGPVYCVSCSPFHRNLFLSAGTAGHVHLHSMLQAQPLVSLQLSKKYIFSVKWSPVRPLVFAAASGEGELQLFDFGKSSQRPSLSIQQTSDQAPVYCLEFNHRQAQLLAAGDGDGAVKIWQLSSDFTEEGPREMNHLDQLANEVTD comes from the exons ATGTTCGGGGATTCGGCGTCCAGCGGGATTGACGTGGAGTCGGCTTGGAGGAGGAACCAAGGGGCGCGCTGCCACGAG AGAAGCACCCAGACCGGGGTGATCTCCACATCCGAAGCTGTCACCCAGTCCCACTGTTGCCAGGATGCAGGCGTCCAGACCGACGCAGGCGACGACCAGCCCCAGCTGCCAGGCCTTTCCTCCTCAGGGCCGGTGGATTATACCAGCCTGCGCTCCTTCCTGCAGAGGGTGGAAGAAGTGGTGATCAGGGAGTTGGACAAAAACTGGAAGAGCCATGCCTTTGATGGCTTTGAGGTGAACTGGACAGATCAGAACGAAACG GTCATTTGCTTGCACAGCCTATCGTACCCTGAAGCTCAAGAACGCAAGCTACAGGTGACCAGTGTGTCCTGGAACTCCACCGGAGCGGTCATTGCTTGCTCTTATGGAAG ACTGGATGATGGAGACTGGAGTGCGGAAAAGTCCTACGTCTGCACTTGGAATCTTGACCGAAGAGCTCTGAACCCCAGGCGTCCAGATCTCGTGGTGGAGACCCCCAGCGCAGTGATGTGCTTGGCGTTCCACCCACGGCAGCCTTCCCTTATAGCAG GAGGCCTGTTCAATGGGGAAGTGCTGGTGTGGGACACCGGCAGAGTGGAGGACCCTTTGCTTTGGAGGACGGGCATGACGGACGACACGCACACAGATCCAGTTTATcag GTTGCCTGGCTGCAAGACTCGAAGCACAGCCACACCTTCCGGGTCCTGAGCGTCTCCACCGACGGGAAGATCCTGGTCTGGCAAGAGGACCGAGAGGGTTTCCTTAAGCCCACCGACGGCTTTGCCTTTGTTCTGCAGCAGATACCCAGGAGCACAAAACTGAAGAAG CAGACACGGGGAGACGCGGCCGTGGGCAtcacctccctctccttctcccactttGAGCCCAGTGTCTTTGTCGTCGGCACTGAGGGGGGTTCCCTGCTGAAGTGCTCCACTGCCACCGAGGCCGTGGCCCTGCTGCAGAAAGGCAGCTCTGTCCCGCTCAGGGCCCCGGCACAGTTTGCCTTCTCCTCTCACGGAGGGCCCGTCTACTGCGTGAGCTGCTCACCTTTCCACAG GAATCTCTTTCTAAGCGCTGGGACGGCTGGCCACGTCCACCTGCACTCCATGCTGCAAGCTCAGCCCCTCGTCTCCCTCCAGTTGTccaagaaatacattttcagcGTCAAGTGGTCTCCGGTACGGCCCTTGGTTTTTGCAGCTGCGTCCGGGGAAG GGGAATTGCAGCTGTTTGACTTTGGGAAGAGCTCCCAGAGACCCTCGCTTTCCATCCAGCAGACCTCTGACCAGGCTCCGGTCTACTGCTTGGAGTTCAACCATCGCCAGGCCCAGCTGCTGGCCGCTGGAGATGGCGACGGAGCGGTTAAGATATGGCAGCTGAGCTCGGACTTCACCGAAGAGGGTCCCCGCGAAATGAACCACCTCGACCAGTTGGCAAACGAGGTGACAGATTGA